The following proteins are encoded in a genomic region of Ammospiza caudacuta isolate bAmmCau1 chromosome 3, bAmmCau1.pri, whole genome shotgun sequence:
- the DPY30 gene encoding protein dpy-30 homolog, translated as MEGEQIMEGQPQVPENPHSEYGLTENVERIVENEKLNAEKTSKQKVDLQSLPTRAYLDQTVVPILLQGLAVLAKERPPNPIEFLAAYLLKNKSQFEDRN; from the exons TTATGGAGGGACAGCCACAG GTTCCGGAAAATCCTCATTCCGAATACGGCCTCACTGAAAATGTAGAG agGATAGTAGAAAATGAGAAACTAAATGCTGAGAAAACATCAAAGCAGAAGGTGGATCTTCAGTCATTACCCACACGTGCCTACTTGGATCAGACAGTTGTACCTATCTTGCTACAGGGACTTGCTGTTCTTGCAAAAGAGAG accgCCCAATCCCATTGAATTTCTAGCAGcatatcttttaaaaaacaagtcaCAATTTGAGGACCGAAATTAA